One stretch of Armigeres subalbatus isolate Guangzhou_Male chromosome 2, GZ_Asu_2, whole genome shotgun sequence DNA includes these proteins:
- the LOC134212857 gene encoding uncharacterized protein LOC134212857, with amino-acid sequence MAYPDRITRSKKQTTRVDGPLSYPFLEKVPASVPFIALEARATNLLYTRCEEVCPDDAPVRLCSSRLIIIIAIIINTIQFIFDHSVRTASKAWPKCIQEEKAFNQRITIGKCCTHVCSLRCTARGCRFCLWAPAGDVPMDQTGRQRTTQKQHPVPPAIPGLGIHPFDSVLSADLQHFSIRATKRAVRSENAEAFGCYLQWKIGSNRMLQCSVTERAGGATRAKIDNFQEFK; translated from the exons ATGGCATA CCCTGACAGAATCACGCGATCAAAAAAGCAAACCACTCGCGTTGATGGCCCCCTATCGTACCCCTTTCTCGAAAAAGTGCCAGCCTCCGTTCCCTTCATTGCACTCGAAGCGAGAGCCACTAATTTGTTGTACACGAGGTGTGAAGAAGTCTGCCCTGATGATGCACCGGTTCGTTTATGCTCAAGCCgcctcatcatcatcatcgccatcatcatcaacaCCATCCAGTTCATCTTCGACCACTCCGTCCGCACAGCATCAAAAGCATGGCCGAAGTGCATCCAGGAGGAAAAAGCCTTTAATCAGCGAATCACCATCGGGAAGTGTTGCACACACGTTTGCTCGCTGCGCTGCACGGCTCGAGGTTGCCGCTTTTGTCTTTGGGCCCCGGCTGGCGACGTTCCGATGGACCAGACAGGCAGGCAACGCACCACCCAGAAGCAGCACCCCGTTCCGCCGGCCATTCCGGGGCTGGGGATCCATCCCTTCGACAGTGTGCTTTCAGCCGACCTTCAACACTTCTCCATCAGAGCAACGAAGCGCGCGGTGCGAAGTGAGAATGCAGAAGCTTTCGGCTGCTACCTGCAGTGGAAGATTGGGTCGAATCGGATGCTGCAGTGTTCCGTGACAGAGCGTGCTGGCGGAGCAACGAGGGCAAAAATCGATAATTTTCAAGAGTTCAAGTAG